The genomic region TTTGCAAATCACATTGCGCAGACCCTCTCTTACAGTTGCATCTTGAGCACCATATATATTTATGGCAAACGCATTAAAATGTTCCAACCGAGCCAGAAAAGCATCAAGAAAACGCCTTGCTTCGTATTGCTCATCTCCAACAATCTTGCCCTCGCCCTCCAAATAGCGATCAGCAAGATGGTTGATGTAATCATCAAGACGCGCATCACCCAGCATGGAACGGCGCTTTGTGCTTAGAACAACAAACCCACGACGCCAATTCTGTATCTGCCCCCACAAATCATCAGACAAAGGAGTGGAACTTGCATATACATCAAAACCTGCCAGACACTCCGTCAGATGACCTGCCGTCGAAACAATCCCAATCACAAGGCCTTTAAATGATTCGACATGTGGAAAAATAAAATCATCGAACAAATTAACCAAAAAAATCACATCAACAAACGAACGCTTAAGATAATAGTATGCTGGTCGATTATGAGAATGAATAACTTTCACAGAAGCAAGCATCGCAACACGATATCCATCCCGAATCAAACGGATACCCAAATCCAAGTCTTCGGCATAATCACCTCGATATCGATATTGGGAAAATAGGGTGCGCTTAATTAAACAAGACACATCACTAAGCTGCCCCAACGAACGCAACGACATATGATCATCGCCTTGGTATTCTCCTATACGATCGTAATCAAGACACCCGAGAAATCGATAATGAGTATTAATCATGGAGTCATACATCATATCACTATCACTACGACTATATTCAGCGCAAGAAGCAGCAACCAGTCTTTCATCCTCATGGTCCAACAAATAGCGCAAAATCCCATAAAGCCAAAAGTCACCGATCGGATATGCATCCTGCACCATAAACAGCAAGTAATCGCCACGAGCAGCCTCAGCCCCGACATTTCGCGCATAACTATGCGAAAACTGTTCTGGGCTAATCTGGACAACCAGACAACCCGCAGCACGGGCAATTTCGACAGTTCCATCAGTCGACCCAGAATCTACTATGACAACTTCAATTTCTCCCAATCCAGCTTGAGCCTGCAATTTACGCAACAACCAACCAAACTCAAAGCCTGCATTCAGCGTAGGAATCACAACAGACACACTCACACATATTCTTTCATTGATATTGATTAAATCGGGATGCAGCCGAACATTATTATTAGACACCGGCGGGACCGCATTGAACAATCCCCCATCCGCAGCAGGTGGCCTACTAGCCAGTAATTGCACATACACACGGTAATTACGAAAATAATAAGGAATGCGTCTTGTGAGGGCAATCAACCCCTGCCGTCTCAACTCACCGCGAAACGAGATCAATAGATTTTTTGCAAAACGAATAAGAACTTGTTTTCTTCGAGACCCGACTACTGCCTTCATTGCCCGCAGCAGGCTAACCAGCCTCCACGAACGTGACGAGTGAATAACAGTCAACTCTTTTTCGCGTGCATTTATAAAACCTGATAAATTTGCAATTTCCTGCAAATGCTCCAAGCGCAATTGGCTTAATTT from Bacteroidota bacterium harbors:
- a CDS encoding glycosyltransferase, translating into MSQSIPRVSVIVASYNHASYIKAAIQSVLNQTWQDFEIIITDDGSVDETPSLVLELKDPRINLSVFDENRGACIAMNACISRARGEYIAVLNSDDLFAPDKLERQVAYLDQNPTIGGVFSWPSLIDERGKEFLDESHKDYLVFDVQNRSRADWLHHFFYHGNCLCHPTLMIRRACYDRIGCYDERLAQVPDLDFWIRLCSECDIHVVTERLTFFRIRDHLQNASAARIDVQIRDLWERQKLYFHYLSLNEGLFKEVFCKDIDRLGINGVSLPIKLALLAIDAGSPHHQAFALDLLFNVLGDKKNGRNELAASEFIRLTAACDLRGLRDRDQYLKDIKDMRCAAERDAATIMDMYFNIKQKAKENLDLKSEYHRQISVNSELELALRGLQNYSHEQQLEIEKLSQLRLEHLQEIANLSGFINAREKELTVIHSSRSWRLVSLLRAMKAVVGSRRKQVLIRFAKNLLISFRGELRRQGLIALTRRIPYYFRNYRVYVQLLASRPPAADGGLFNAVPPVSNNNVRLHPDLININERICVSVSVVIPTLNAGFEFGWLLRKLQAQAGLGEIEVVIVDSGSTDGTVEIARAAGCLVVQISPEQFSHSYARNVGAEAARGDYLLFMVQDAYPIGDFWLYGILRYLLDHEDERLVAASCAEYSRSDSDMMYDSMINTHYRFLGCLDYDRIGEYQGDDHMSLRSLGQLSDVSCLIKRTLFSQYRYRGDYAEDLDLGIRLIRDGYRVAMLASVKVIHSHNRPAYYYLKRSFVDVIFLVNLFDDFIFPHVESFKGLVIGIVSTAGHLTECLAGFDVYASSTPLSDDLWGQIQNWRRGFVVLSTKRRSMLGDARLDDYINHLADRYLEGEGKIVGDEQYEARRFLDAFLARLEHFNAFAINIYGAQDATVREGLRNVICKTFAATVGSALGFMYMDQARGGEGISAMAEEIKSELQAGI